The following proteins come from a genomic window of Trifolium pratense cultivar HEN17-A07 linkage group LG4, ARS_RC_1.1, whole genome shotgun sequence:
- the LOC123920493 gene encoding uncharacterized protein LOC123920493 translates to MVKITDTLFFVLCLVTWSSSHTFDDLEIQISKPHVKSIRTESGYLVDCVDINKQPAFDHPLLKNHTLQRKPSFERNMNETSVKSSPNKLIYWLENIRCPKGTVPIRRITKVDLIRGKSVFNDHNLIQSIMHEAYTYHEPPPDDIIHGIKGTTSIYNPKVDKDQSSSGHLFVQDAFQKLIINGTNKIMVGWHVSPKLYNDDDSTYFYSAWTSDNFKSTGCYNMLCKGFVQTDRSYYLGSRIRKTSTYGGEMIEMSISLNKDRTTHNWWLTVADKTIGYFPAALFPNMVEPSGVGWGGSTLSPMGTSSPSMGSGHLPDKDYVHASYFRDIGIQVDDSGIYNQPSGDKYVDADADAASCYNVEYYGDQGEEFGYSLQFGGPGCK, encoded by the exons ATGGTGAAAATAACAGATACTTTGTTctttgttttgtgtttggtGACTTGGAGTTCCAGCCACACATTTGATGATTTGGAGATACAAATTAGCAAGCCTCATGTCAAGAGCATTCGT ACTGAGTCCGGGTATCTAGTCGATTGTGTTGATATTAACAAACAACCAGCTTTTGATCATCCATTACTGAAAAATCATACATTACAG AGAAAACCAAGTTTTGAAAGAAATATGAATGAAACAAGTGTGAAGAGTTCGCCAAACAAACTCATATATTGGCTTGAGAATATTAGGTGTCCAAAAGGAACCGTTCCTATTCGAAGGATAACCAAAGTTGATCTTATTAGAGGAAAATCTGTATTCAATGATCATAACCTAATTCAATCCATTATGCAT GAAGCTTATACGTACCATGAACCTCCTCCGGATGATATTATCCATGGAATTAAGGGAACTACTAGTATTTATAATCCAAAAGTTGATAAGGATCAATCAAGTTCAGGTCATTTATTCGTTCAAGATGCatttcaaaaattaatcatAAATGGTACTAATAAAATCATGGTTGGATGGCAT GTATCTCCAAAATTATACAATGATGATGATTCAACTTATTTTTACTCGGCATGGACT TCAGATAATTTCAAAAGTACTGGATGCTACAATATGTTGTGCAAGGGTTTCGTTCAAACAGATAGGTCATATTACCTTGGTTCACGTATACGCAAAACATCTACCTATGGCGGAGAGATGATTGAAATGTCAATTTCTCTTAATAAG GATCGAACAACCCACAATTGGTGGTTAACAGTGGCAGATAAGACTATTGGATATTTTCCGGCAGCTTTATTCCCCAACATGGTCGAACCTTCCGGAGTGGGATGGGGTGGGTCAACATTATCTCCTATGGGTACTTCTAGTCCTTCAATGGGATCTGGACACTTACCTGATAAAGATTACGTTCATGCAAGTTATTTTAGAGATATTGGAATTCAAGTTGATGATTCTGGAATCTATAATCAACCAAGTGGAGACAAATACGTTGATGCTGATGCTGATGCTGCCTCCTGTTATAATGTTGAATACTATGGAGATCAAGGAGAAGAATTTGGATATTCTCTTCAATTTGGAGGACCTGGTTGTAAGTAA
- the LOC123920643 gene encoding uncharacterized protein LOC123920643 gives MVKITNTLFFVLCLVTSINGHTFDDLEIQISKPRVKSIRTESGYLVDCVDINKQPAFDHPLLKNHTLQRKPSFERNMNETSVKSSPNKLIYWLENIRCPKGTVPIRRITKVDLIRGKSVFNDHNLIQSIMHEAYTYHEPPPDDIIHGIKGTTSIYNPKVDKDQSSSGHLFVQDAFQKLIINGTNKIMVGWHVSPKLYNDDDSTYFYSAWTSDNFKSTGCYNMLCKGFVQTDRSYYLGSRIRKTSTYGGEMIEMSISLNKDRTTHNWWLTVADKTIGYFPAALFPNMVSPSGVGWGGSTLSPMGTSSPSMGSGHFPDKDYVHASYFRDIGIQVDDSGIYNQPSGDKYVDADADAASCYNVEYYGDQGEEFGYSLQFGGPGCK, from the exons ATGGTGAAAATAACAAATACTTTGTTctttgttttgtgtttggtGACTAGTATTAACGGCCACACATTTGATGATTTGGAGATACAAATTAGCAAGCCTCGTGTCAAGAGCATTCGT ACTGAGTCCGGGTATCTAGTCGATTGTGTTGATATTAACAAACAACCAGCTTTTGATCATCCATTACTTAAAAATCATACATTACAG AGAAAACCAAGTTTTGAAAGAAATATGAATGAAACAAGTGTGAAGAGTTCGCCAAACAAACTCATATATTGGCTTGAGAATATTAGGTGTCCAAAAGGAACCGTTCCTATTCGAAGGATAACCAAAGTTGATCTTATTAGAGGAAAATCTGTATTCAATGATCATAACCTAATTCAATCCATTATGCAT GAAGCTTATACGTACCATGAACCTCCTCCGGATGATATTATCCATGGAATTAAGGGAACTACTAGTATTTATAATCCAAAAGTTGATAAGGATCAATCAAGTTCAGGTCATTTATTCGTTCAAGATGCatttcaaaaattaatcatAAATGGTACTAATAAAATCATGGTTGGATGGCAT GTATCTCCAAAATTATACAATGATGATGATTCAACTTATTTTTACTCGGCATGGACT TCAGATAATTTCAAAAGTACTGGATGCTACAATATGTTGTGCAAGGGTTTCGTTCAAACAGATAGGTCATATTACCTTGGTTCACGTATACGCAAAACATCTACCTATGGCGGAGAGATGATTGAAATGTCAATTTCTCTTAATAAG GATCGAACAACCCACAATTGGTGGTTAACAGTGGCAGATAAGACTATTGGATATTTTCCGGCAGCTTTATTCCCCAACATGGTCTCACCTTCCGGAGTGGGATGGGGTGGGTCAACATTATCTCCTATGGGTACTTCTAGTCCTTCAATGGGATCTGGACACTTTCCTGATAAAGATTACGTTCATGCAAGTTATTTTAGAGATATTGGAATTCAAGTTGATGATTCTGGAATCTATAATCAACCAAGTGGAGACAAATACGTTGATGCTGATGCTGATGCTGCCTCCTGTTATAATGTTGAATACTATGGAGATCAAGGAGAAGAATTTGGATATTCTCTTCAATTTGGAGGACCTGGTTGTAAGTAA
- the LOC123920499 gene encoding auxin-induced protein 6B-like — protein MGFRLNVIRQASLTANQTTSKSAEARKGYVAVYVGEKQKRFLIPISYLNQPLFQELLSQAEDEFGYDHPMGGLTIPCPEDVFQHITSHFKGL, from the coding sequence ATGGGTTTCCGTTTAAATGTTATTCGACAGGCATCATTAACTGCCAACCAAACAACATCAAAATCTGCAGAAGCGAGAAAGGGCTATGTTGCGGTGTATGTTGGAGAGAAACAGAAGCGGTTTCTGATCCCAATATCATACTTGAACCAACCATTGTTTCAAGAGTTGTTGAGTCAAGCTGAGGACGAGTTTGGATATGATCATCCCATGGGTGGCCTCACCATTCCTTGTCCTGAAGATGTCTTTCAACACATAACTTCTCACTTCAAAGGGCTATGA
- the LOC123920647 gene encoding uncharacterized protein LOC123920647, producing the protein MELIPTNSGRIFDCVHINKQPALDHPLLKNHKLQRKPSFKRKNNQTSVKNSRNLIHWLEHVRCPKRTVPIQRLTKDDLIRGKSVLKVHNQGVIIHQAHVLHGVVDNIHGIKGTTSIYNLKLNNNQSSTGHLFLQNKVIGAATNRIIVGWHVSPKLYRDDHSTYFYALWTSDNFKSTGCYDMLCKGFVQTDRSYYLGSRIRRTSTYGGEMIEMPISLNKDRISHNWWLTVADKTIGYFPAAIFSDMVKVSGGWGGVTRTPEGTYSPPMGSGHLPDKNFVHASYFRDVGIQVDHSERYHQPNIIEDNNDNFNCYDINYYGDQGENFGYSLQFGGPGCNK; encoded by the exons ATGGAGCTGATTCCA ACAAATTCTGGACGCATATTTGATTGCGTTCATATTAACAAACAACCGGCTCTTGATCATCctttattaaaaaatcacaaattacag AGAAAACCaagtttcaaaagaaaaaataatcaaacaagTGTAAAAAATTCGCGAAACCTCATACACTGGCTTGAGCATGTTAGGTGTCCAAAAAGAACCGTTCCTATTCAGAGATTAACCAAAGATGATCTTATTCGAGGCAAATCTGTATTAAAAGTTCATAACCAAGGCGTCATTATTCAT CAAGCCCATGTGCTCCATGGAGTGGTGGATAATATCCATGGAATCAAGGGAACTACTAGTATTTATAATCTAAAACTTAATAATAATCAATCAAGTACAGGTCATTTATTCCTTCAAAATAAAGTCATAGGTGCTGCTACAAACCGAATTATTGTTGGATGGCAT GTATCACCAAAATTATACAGAGATGATCATTCAACTTATTTCTACGCATTGTGGACG tCAGATAATTTCAAAAGTACCGGATGCTACGATATGTTGTGCAAGGGTTTCGTTCAAACAGATAGGTCATATTACCTTGGTTCACGTATACGTAGAACATCTACCTATGGCGGAGAGATGATTGAAATGCCAATTTCTCTTAATAAG GATCGAATCAGCCATAATTGGTGGTTGACAGTGGCAGATAAGACTATCGGATATTTTCCGGCAGCTATATTCTCTGATATGGTCAAAGTTAGTGGGGGATGGGGTGGAGTCACAAGAACTCCTGAGGGTACTTATAGTCCTCCAATGGGATCCGGACACTTACCTGATAAAAATTTCGTTCATGCAAGTTATTTTAGAGATGTTGGAATTCAAGTTGATCATTCTGAAAGATATCATCAACCAAACATTATTGAAGACAATAATGATAACTTTAATTGTTATGATATTAATTACTATGGAGATCAAGGAGAAAATTTTGGATATTCTCTTCAGTTTGGAGGACCCGGTTGTAATAAATAA